The Candidatus Nitrosotenuis cloacae genome contains a region encoding:
- a CDS encoding PAC2 family protein, with translation MKFTQLAEPQIEKPLMVAALQDMGNVGNLVINHINKSKKSVPFRRAESTQISYVLDQGGYIEIPKEGWQYSYAKNIIVFGGGVGQPKTTEELHELCQDVIDTAKRYSVKFIYSLGGFHTTRPIRNDHKTYVTTTSQDLTRQLEKMGTSMTPTKSVITGFNGLILGYAKTNDIQGIGLYGELNDPSIPQYRTAKSVLQTLEKLTYQSFGDYHELDVMADDIERKLKSGWNKDY, from the coding sequence ATGAAATTCACCCAGCTTGCAGAGCCCCAGATAGAAAAGCCGCTCATGGTTGCGGCGCTGCAGGACATGGGAAACGTCGGAAACCTAGTCATCAACCACATCAACAAGTCAAAAAAATCGGTCCCGTTCAGGCGCGCAGAGTCGACTCAGATATCATACGTGCTGGACCAGGGCGGATACATTGAGATTCCAAAGGAGGGGTGGCAGTACAGCTATGCCAAAAACATCATAGTCTTCGGCGGAGGAGTTGGGCAGCCAAAGACTACGGAGGAGTTGCACGAGTTATGTCAGGATGTAATAGACACGGCAAAGAGGTACTCTGTCAAGTTCATCTATTCCCTTGGCGGCTTTCACACCACACGCCCCATAAGAAACGACCACAAGACATACGTCACCACCACGTCCCAGGATCTGACGCGCCAGCTTGAAAAGATGGGCACATCCATGACCCCGACAAAGTCCGTTATCACGGGATTCAACGGACTGATACTTGGATACGCAAAGACAAACGACATCCAGGGAATCGGCCTGTATGGTGAGCTGAACGACCCGTCAATCCCCCAGTACCGAACCGCAAAAAGCGTTCTACAGACGCTTGAGAAACTCACATACCAGAGCTTTGGCGACTACCACGAGCTTGACGTGATGGCAGACGACATTGAACGAAAGCTCAAATCAGGATGGAATAAGGACTATTAG
- a CDS encoding cupredoxin domain-containing protein has product MYKTHAIFVLLAAAALFFTQHANAEQGMDLEVTILSGASVKEPLTALYPEILPFAPGDTITWVNKDHTTHSITSGIPAHPQYSGQFFKSGSIAPSESYTTPVKSLNNFAYYYFCELHPWLTGKLVLTTAPESFPETENAIVAAKSYKKGQDIQVTGSVHEDFAKTSYEILVYQYPDKLVDVRNGKFDESASYSETISGDDVTSSKYTVKIVYGLPTQVATTTFQIEQDAIPDWIRSGAAWWASGDISDLEFISAIEYLAKEDIITLQKTGPSGDSKNVPAWIKTSAGWWADGKITDLEFTQGLQYLVNHGTIKI; this is encoded by the coding sequence TTGTACAAGACCCACGCAATATTTGTCCTATTGGCAGCAGCTGCACTGTTCTTCACACAGCATGCAAACGCCGAGCAAGGCATGGACTTGGAGGTAACGATTCTCAGCGGGGCATCGGTGAAAGAGCCGCTGACTGCCCTGTATCCTGAGATACTCCCGTTTGCCCCAGGCGACACCATTACGTGGGTGAACAAGGATCATACAACACACAGCATCACAAGCGGAATTCCAGCACATCCGCAGTACTCAGGCCAGTTCTTCAAGTCAGGCAGTATCGCACCATCAGAATCATACACCACGCCGGTGAAGAGCCTGAACAACTTTGCATACTATTACTTTTGCGAGCTGCATCCATGGCTCACAGGAAAGCTCGTGCTGACAACTGCTCCCGAGTCGTTCCCAGAGACTGAGAACGCAATAGTTGCAGCCAAGTCATACAAAAAGGGCCAAGACATACAGGTCACAGGATCCGTGCACGAGGACTTTGCAAAAACTTCGTACGAGATCCTAGTTTACCAATACCCAGACAAACTAGTCGACGTCAGAAACGGCAAGTTCGACGAGTCGGCATCATACTCTGAGACCATATCCGGAGACGACGTCACATCATCAAAGTACACAGTAAAGATAGTCTACGGGCTTCCAACCCAGGTGGCGACAACGACGTTCCAAATAGAGCAAGACGCAATCCCAGACTGGATAAGGAGTGGGGCTGCATGGTGGGCATCAGGGGACATCTCGGACTTGGAGTTTATCAGCGCCATCGAATACTTGGCAAAAGAAGACATAATCACACTTCAAAAGACCGGCCCCTCCGGCGACTCAAAAAATGTACCAGCATGGATAAAGACAAGTGCAGGTTGGTGGGCGGACGGAAAGATAACGGACTTGGAGTTTACACAGGGGCTGCAGTATCTGGTCAACCACGGAACAATCAAGATTTAG
- a CDS encoding MFS transporter gives MSLTSGQKKIVIGSFLGWSLDGYDIVLMLLVVPSISQMFFPSENPVFSILATFASYIVTLIMRPLGSVIFGIYGDKFGRKKAMIITIFGVSVATFSVGLLPTYAAVGVLAPILLVSIRLIQGIFAGGEWGSGAVITIESSPKKMRGVLSGFLQSGFSFGFLLAAIAYQIITITFPGQQFDEIGWRVLFFTGIIPGFVALFVRYSMDESPLWTEKRKNGALERTPLKKIAFGRQYRREFFLCAAIMTGLVYMYHGAISIMPTYLQQFGGFEKDGVAQVMIYATASSWIGMIVTGWLSQKIGRKNAVLVFILAAAIVCIPLGTMILERSSIMMLVVVIFAFVVSTASGPIPAFFSERFPTEVRNSAAGFSYNAGLIFGSWSPLIAIHLMSSVDKSMVPVAFGVNIIIGAAICAVPTILSRETKEVEL, from the coding sequence GTGAGCCTCACATCGGGCCAGAAAAAGATCGTCATAGGGTCATTTCTTGGATGGTCGCTTGACGGATATGACATCGTCCTGATGTTGTTGGTTGTTCCATCAATAAGCCAGATGTTCTTTCCGTCGGAGAATCCGGTGTTCAGCATCCTTGCTACATTTGCATCATACATCGTAACTCTGATCATGCGGCCACTTGGGTCAGTCATCTTTGGAATTTACGGAGACAAGTTTGGCAGAAAGAAGGCAATGATTATCACAATTTTTGGAGTGTCAGTTGCAACATTCTCAGTAGGCCTTCTGCCCACATATGCTGCAGTCGGAGTGTTGGCGCCCATCCTGCTGGTGTCGATCCGCCTCATACAGGGCATATTTGCAGGGGGCGAGTGGGGCAGTGGCGCAGTCATTACAATTGAGAGCTCGCCAAAGAAAATGCGCGGTGTCCTCTCAGGGTTTTTGCAATCAGGGTTTTCGTTCGGATTTCTTTTGGCAGCAATCGCATATCAGATCATCACAATCACGTTCCCAGGCCAGCAGTTTGACGAGATCGGATGGAGGGTGCTGTTCTTCACCGGGATAATCCCGGGATTCGTGGCGCTGTTTGTCAGGTACAGCATGGACGAGTCCCCGCTGTGGACCGAGAAGAGAAAGAATGGTGCGCTTGAGAGAACACCGCTCAAAAAGATCGCATTCGGAAGGCAGTACCGAAGGGAGTTCTTTTTGTGCGCAGCCATAATGACGGGTCTTGTCTACATGTACCACGGGGCAATCAGCATCATGCCGACGTACCTGCAGCAGTTCGGCGGGTTTGAGAAGGACGGCGTGGCGCAGGTCATGATTTACGCAACTGCCTCTTCGTGGATTGGCATGATAGTGACCGGCTGGCTCTCCCAGAAGATAGGTAGAAAGAACGCAGTCCTAGTTTTCATATTGGCAGCAGCAATAGTGTGCATCCCGCTTGGCACGATGATTCTTGAGAGATCCAGCATCATGATGCTGGTAGTGGTGATCTTTGCTTTTGTCGTATCTACCGCATCTGGTCCGATTCCGGCCTTTTTCTCAGAAAGATTTCCAACAGAGGTGCGAAATAGCGCCGCGGGGTTTTCGTACAATGCGGGACTCATCTTCGGATCATGGTCTCCGCTAATTGCAATTCACCTGATGTCAAGTGTCGATAAGAGCATGGTGCCAGTCGCATTTGGAGTCAACATCATAATCGGCGCAGCCATCTGTGCTGTTCCGACAATACTGAGCAGGGAGACAAAGGAAGTCGAACTCTAG
- a CDS encoding DnaJ domain-containing protein: MKRLAALLFLTLSIISFTDAAAQQGGVVTDKPTRGSEEISEYYNVNDVRNAMIIIAIAVGGVLAYLAREIILRKKTDYEKKDYASKHDRDFEKYHSEWNSDEEEFIGRKKSKESEEFRKMLQESNLPDYYATLGVASDATPREIKSKFRQLVKQYHPDKTKDETTAEKLAEINKAYEVLSDSEKRKTYDAYFKASR; this comes from the coding sequence ATGAAAAGACTGGCTGCATTGCTATTTCTTACTTTGAGTATAATCTCCTTCACGGATGCGGCAGCGCAGCAGGGAGGCGTGGTCACAGACAAGCCCACACGCGGCTCAGAGGAGATATCAGAATACTATAACGTAAACGATGTCCGAAATGCGATGATCATCATCGCAATAGCGGTGGGTGGCGTGCTTGCATACCTTGCAAGGGAGATAATACTGCGCAAAAAGACGGATTACGAAAAAAAAGACTATGCGTCAAAGCACGACCGGGATTTTGAAAAATACCACTCCGAGTGGAACAGCGACGAAGAAGAGTTCATCGGCAGAAAGAAGAGCAAAGAGTCAGAGGAGTTCAGAAAGATGCTCCAAGAGTCAAACCTGCCGGACTATTACGCAACGCTCGGAGTCGCAAGTGACGCGACACCAAGGGAGATAAAGTCCAAGTTCAGGCAGCTTGTAAAACAGTACCACCCAGATAAGACAAAGGACGAGACCACCGCGGAAAAGCTTGCGGAGATAAACAAGGCGTACGAGGTGCTGTCCGATTCTGAAAAGCGCAAGACGTACGACGCGTACTTTAAGGCATCAAGATAG
- a CDS encoding Lrp/AsnC family transcriptional regulator yields MILDKTDIKILKNLLVDARLSSRQLALKLGMSTVTILTRIKKLEQEKIVKGYTAIIDHEKLGYDLTAIIEIYTKKGKMVEIENEIASLENVCAVYDVTGESDTVLVAKFKNRDELSKFVKMLSSRPNVDKTVTNIVLNTVKEDFRLV; encoded by the coding sequence ATGATTCTTGACAAAACAGACATCAAGATTCTAAAAAACCTGCTAGTTGACGCAAGGCTGTCCTCAAGGCAGCTTGCCCTGAAGCTTGGCATGTCAACTGTTACGATCCTGACTCGAATCAAAAAACTAGAGCAGGAAAAGATAGTCAAGGGGTACACTGCCATAATCGACCACGAAAAGCTAGGCTACGACCTGACTGCCATAATCGAGATATACACCAAAAAGGGCAAGATGGTCGAAATTGAGAACGAGATTGCAAGCCTTGAGAACGTCTGCGCCGTATACGACGTGACAGGCGAGTCGGACACGGTGCTTGTAGCCAAGTTCAAGAACAGGGACGAGCTGAGCAAGTTCGTCAAGATGCTCTCATCTAGGCCCAACGTGGACAAGACTGTCACCAACATAGTCCTAAACACGGTAAAGGAAGACTTTAGGCTGGTATAG
- a CDS encoding response regulator — translation MSLSCTCCPFTKNRLALKRDQVPEKTALRILIAEDNQFTASQYDRILRKYGHEIVITRDGQECLEKYKENIKKTEFESLDSNPFDVVVLDQSMPKKSGSEVATEILNARPNQKIIFASAYAMSGTDSAKSLEDKVDYLQKPFSLNAFVSKIQSS, via the coding sequence TTGTCACTTTCTTGTACATGCTGTCCGTTCACAAAGAACAGGCTAGCATTAAAGCGGGATCAGGTGCCAGAAAAAACGGCTTTGAGAATACTGATTGCAGAAGACAACCAATTTACGGCATCACAGTACGACCGCATACTGCGCAAGTACGGCCACGAAATAGTCATCACGCGAGACGGCCAGGAATGCCTCGAAAAATACAAGGAAAACATCAAAAAGACGGAATTTGAGTCGCTTGATTCCAACCCGTTTGACGTAGTTGTGCTGGACCAATCCATGCCAAAAAAGAGCGGCTCCGAGGTGGCAACTGAGATCCTAAACGCAAGGCCCAATCAGAAGATAATCTTTGCATCCGCGTACGCAATGTCTGGGACCGACAGCGCAAAAAGCCTGGAGGACAAGGTGGACTATTTGCAAAAACCGTTCTCGCTTAACGCCTTTGTCAGCAAGATCCAGTCAAGCTAG
- a CDS encoding PKD domain-containing protein, which yields MAFAQTGKVNTQNIVKAGDFVTLSGEGIDPDDDSITVSWMQIGGEQVDLSDNAVAEPTFTAPEVENGKVKILTFELTVEDPYGGIDTDTIKVTVMPRNQPPTADAGNDQTVEKGDEVTLQGDGTDPDGDPLTYRWSQVDGPIVTIDDPTLQNPSFDTNEMNRSTGTLRFQLTVTDGFGGIARDSVIVKVTAAKPSLISASAGPDQTVDEGTNVQLEGSCTDKLDRELSYSWTQTLGPFTALSSTSDLDPMFTAPEIPNGSVVPLAFRFSCHADGGGTATDVVIIRVKPINDDPIADAGSDKTTLSNRLVFLAGSGSDPDGDIIKYSWTQVDGTDVTLLAPNKAELKFIAPEVSGGESTTLTFELTVKDPYGGEDTDNVLVTVVSDNARASSDAGADQTVDEQTEVTLTGSGSDPDSEELTYSWKQVAGEAVDLSSTDQPEPTFVAPVVANGKVKVLVFELRVADENGHPTKDTTRVTVLPVNSPPVADAGSDSEVDIGAIVALSGSATDEDGDPITFLWNQLEGPSVVLATTTDADTSFTAPKVSVDTALVFQLIANDGQADSEPATVSITVKGEITKALTAYAGKDQVVDEHSTVTLFGSGKDPLKQKLSYNWRQLSGEDVTLSSNSLAKPSFTAPEVGNGKIKTLTFELTVSDDSGRTAKDTVTITVEPINNDPTAIAKVKSVREPV from the coding sequence TTGGCATTTGCCCAAACCGGAAAAGTCAACACTCAGAACATCGTAAAGGCAGGCGATTTTGTAACACTATCTGGCGAGGGAATCGACCCAGATGATGACTCTATCACTGTCTCTTGGATGCAAATCGGCGGAGAACAAGTAGACCTATCAGACAACGCTGTAGCAGAGCCGACCTTCACTGCTCCTGAGGTAGAAAATGGCAAGGTCAAGATTTTAACATTTGAATTAACCGTCGAGGACCCGTATGGCGGAATCGACACTGATACTATCAAAGTCACCGTAATGCCACGAAACCAGCCACCAACCGCTGACGCAGGCAACGACCAAACAGTCGAAAAAGGCGACGAAGTAACCCTGCAAGGTGACGGCACTGACCCAGACGGAGACCCACTTACATACAGATGGTCACAGGTTGACGGCCCAATCGTAACAATCGATGACCCAACTCTGCAAAACCCATCATTTGACACTAACGAGATGAATAGAAGCACTGGAACACTACGATTCCAACTCACAGTCACCGACGGCTTTGGAGGAATTGCAAGAGACAGCGTAATCGTCAAAGTCACAGCTGCAAAACCATCCTTGATTTCAGCTAGCGCAGGCCCTGACCAAACAGTGGACGAAGGCACCAATGTACAACTGGAAGGCTCATGCACCGATAAACTGGACAGAGAACTGTCATATTCTTGGACACAGACACTTGGTCCATTCACCGCATTATCATCAACTAGCGACTTAGACCCAATGTTCACCGCACCAGAGATTCCAAACGGCTCTGTCGTGCCATTGGCATTCAGATTTAGCTGCCACGCAGACGGCGGCGGAACAGCAACCGACGTTGTAATCATTAGAGTAAAACCAATCAACGATGATCCAATCGCAGATGCAGGCTCTGACAAGACAACTCTGTCAAACAGACTGGTATTCTTGGCTGGCTCCGGCTCTGACCCAGATGGGGACATCATAAAGTATTCCTGGACACAAGTTGACGGCACAGACGTCACACTGCTTGCTCCAAACAAGGCTGAACTCAAGTTTATCGCACCAGAGGTATCTGGCGGCGAGTCTACCACACTCACATTTGAGCTGACTGTAAAAGACCCATACGGCGGCGAGGATACCGATAATGTACTAGTTACAGTAGTATCTGACAACGCACGCGCATCATCTGATGCTGGTGCAGACCAGACTGTAGATGAGCAGACGGAGGTAACTCTGACTGGCTCAGGCTCAGACCCAGATAGCGAGGAGTTGACCTACTCTTGGAAACAAGTAGCAGGCGAAGCAGTTGACCTCTCATCAACTGACCAACCAGAGCCGACCTTTGTGGCACCAGTTGTTGCAAACGGCAAAGTCAAGGTTCTGGTCTTTGAACTCAGAGTTGCTGACGAGAACGGTCACCCAACAAAGGATACCACCAGAGTCACAGTATTACCAGTAAACTCACCACCAGTGGCAGATGCTGGCAGTGACAGCGAAGTCGATATAGGCGCAATAGTGGCACTATCTGGTTCCGCTACTGACGAAGATGGCGACCCAATAACATTCCTGTGGAACCAACTAGAGGGACCATCAGTCGTACTGGCTACAACAACAGATGCTGACACATCATTTACGGCACCAAAGGTTTCAGTGGACACAGCGCTAGTATTCCAATTAATAGCAAACGATGGACAGGCTGACAGCGAGCCGGCTACCGTGAGCATCACAGTAAAGGGTGAAATCACAAAGGCACTTACTGCATATGCAGGAAAAGACCAAGTGGTTGACGAGCACAGCACAGTCACACTATTTGGTTCGGGCAAGGACCCACTAAAACAAAAACTCTCCTATAACTGGAGACAACTGTCTGGTGAGGATGTAACGCTGTCATCTAACAGCCTTGCAAAGCCATCATTTACGGCACCTGAGGTCGGAAACGGCAAGATAAAGACACTGACCTTTGAACTCACAGTCAGTGATGACTCTGGAAGAACAGCAAAGGATACAGTAACAATCACTGTTGAGCCAATCAACAACGACCCAACGGCGATTGCCAAAGTAAAGAGTGTAAGAGAGCCAGTCTAG
- a CDS encoding SNF2-related protein, producing the protein MDRYPLEILSKNVWQKKLPPSAKQVTKKPKRIEKLNLANPGKQFRGNLLNFQREGLDFLIKSTGNALLADEMGLGKCISGESLIHTVGGNVKIGDLWSESSILEENGDESWGRLPKPITVQTFDGKKLIGKKVDRIFRQKVNEQIVRLALWDGSALECTKKHRFLTPDGWRRAGELSVGDRVAVPAKTQLESSMICDEAVCCQPVSVTGAAVNGQVLVEGQSVTLSEKTPAMIHWCPIKELKMMHHNGYVYDLSVPQTHNYLVNGMITHNTVQTLAYVATEQNTFPALIVAPLVTLQNWQREIDKFMKRKSRNGRLIEDKAPTSTIIRVGKSEDLGKYDFYIINYELLFKRYKDLAKLNLRTIVCDEVQNLRSKTTQKYQAIKKLSALESVKYRVGLSGTPIYNRGSEIWPIVDILRPGLLGSFKEFCEYFCYVNEKGKAIVLENKRESLRNMLQKHVMLRRKKTDVLTELKEKIRYKEIIDADINYYNSELAKIWKKLEDERKEAQSAFDASTAYQRAIQSERQAAGVAKLPHVINFVKNIMEIEESVVVFCHHKAIHSLLHQALAEFKPSSIIGGQSDTQRQSQIDAFQNGDTKLMIAGLRAGNVGINLTRARYVIFAELDWSPAIHLQAEDRLHRIGQKSTVFAYYLMGNGTLDEHVAKVLVDKSYEIDAIMDNKVESFENKEKAELILAQIHDKIRSILRN; encoded by the coding sequence ATGGATAGGTACCCACTTGAGATTCTATCAAAGAATGTATGGCAGAAGAAGCTGCCGCCGTCCGCAAAACAGGTGACAAAAAAGCCAAAGCGCATCGAAAAGCTCAACCTGGCAAACCCTGGAAAGCAGTTCCGCGGAAACCTTCTCAACTTCCAGAGGGAGGGACTTGACTTTCTGATAAAGTCGACTGGAAACGCGCTGCTTGCCGACGAGATGGGCCTTGGAAAGTGCATTTCCGGCGAATCTTTGATTCACACAGTTGGCGGCAATGTGAAAATTGGGGATCTGTGGTCCGAGTCGTCCATACTTGAGGAAAACGGCGACGAGTCGTGGGGCAGGCTGCCAAAACCGATTACCGTGCAGACTTTTGATGGTAAGAAACTGATTGGCAAAAAAGTAGATCGTATATTCAGGCAGAAAGTCAACGAGCAAATTGTCCGCCTTGCTCTGTGGGACGGCTCTGCATTAGAGTGCACCAAAAAGCACAGATTCCTGACCCCTGACGGGTGGAGGCGTGCAGGCGAACTCTCTGTAGGTGACCGTGTGGCAGTTCCTGCAAAAACGCAATTGGAATCATCCATGATCTGTGATGAGGCTGTGTGCTGCCAGCCTGTTTCAGTAACTGGTGCGGCTGTGAACGGCCAAGTGTTGGTGGAAGGCCAATCTGTAACACTGTCTGAAAAAACGCCCGCCATGATTCACTGGTGCCCAATCAAAGAATTGAAGATGATGCATCACAATGGATACGTCTACGACTTGTCGGTTCCACAAACTCACAACTATCTTGTTAACGGCATGATTACGCACAATACTGTTCAGACCCTTGCATACGTTGCAACCGAGCAGAACACCTTTCCGGCACTAATCGTGGCACCTCTTGTCACTTTGCAGAACTGGCAGAGGGAAATTGACAAGTTCATGAAGCGAAAGAGCCGCAACGGCAGGCTCATCGAGGACAAGGCGCCAACCTCAACTATAATCCGGGTCGGAAAATCCGAGGACCTTGGCAAGTATGACTTTTACATAATCAACTATGAGCTCTTGTTCAAGCGCTACAAAGACCTGGCGAAGCTGAACTTGAGGACCATAGTCTGCGACGAGGTGCAAAACCTGCGATCAAAGACGACCCAAAAATATCAGGCAATAAAGAAACTGTCCGCACTGGAATCCGTAAAATACCGAGTCGGGCTTTCCGGAACACCAATCTACAACCGCGGTTCTGAAATCTGGCCGATTGTGGACATTCTCAGGCCCGGACTGCTTGGCAGCTTTAAGGAGTTTTGCGAGTATTTTTGCTACGTAAACGAAAAGGGAAAGGCAATAGTACTTGAGAACAAGCGAGAGTCGCTTCGAAACATGCTTCAAAAACACGTCATGCTGCGAAGAAAAAAGACCGACGTGCTAACCGAACTCAAGGAAAAAATCCGCTACAAGGAGATAATCGACGCAGACATCAACTACTACAACAGCGAGCTGGCAAAGATATGGAAGAAGCTTGAAGACGAAAGGAAGGAGGCCCAGTCTGCATTTGACGCATCTACTGCATACCAGAGGGCAATTCAGAGCGAAAGGCAGGCAGCCGGCGTTGCCAAGCTGCCCCACGTGATAAATTTTGTAAAGAACATAATGGAGATTGAGGAGAGCGTAGTCGTATTCTGCCACCACAAGGCAATCCACTCGCTGCTGCACCAGGCACTTGCAGAGTTCAAGCCATCATCGATAATCGGTGGGCAGTCTGACACGCAAAGGCAGTCGCAGATTGACGCGTTCCAAAACGGGGACACAAAGCTCATGATTGCGGGCCTGAGGGCGGGCAACGTTGGAATCAATCTCACGCGCGCGCGATACGTGATATTTGCAGAGCTCGACTGGAGTCCTGCGATTCACCTGCAGGCAGAGGACAGGCTGCACAGAATCGGACAAAAAAGCACGGTGTTTGCATACTATTTGATGGGCAATGGAACGCTTGATGAGCACGTAGCAAAGGTGCTAGTGGACAAGAGCTATGAGATTGACGCAATCATGGACAACAAGGTGGAGTCGTTTGAGAACAAGGAAAAGGCAGAGCTCATACTTGCGCAGATCCACGACAAAATAAGGTCGATTCTGCGCAACTAG
- a CDS encoding tetratricopeptide repeat protein has translation MGDAESLFEKGKSLFAEGLFEDALSYFEQALLLDSKNADLWNKKGAALRSLGRYDEALECFNKSLEIDPSDRNAS, from the coding sequence ATGGGGGATGCAGAGTCATTATTTGAGAAGGGCAAGTCGCTTTTCGCAGAAGGCCTCTTTGAGGACGCACTCTCGTACTTTGAGCAGGCGCTCCTTTTGGATTCCAAAAACGCCGACCTGTGGAACAAAAAGGGCGCAGCCCTGAGGAGTCTTGGGAGGTATGACGAGGCACTGGAATGCTTCAACAAGTCCCTTGAGATAGACCCGTCTGACAGGAACGCATCGTAG
- a CDS encoding DUF5679 domain-containing protein, whose product MMIGYCVKCRAKREMSGMKPVTLKNGKPATKGTCPTCSTAIFRIGKA is encoded by the coding sequence ATCATGATAGGCTATTGCGTCAAATGCAGAGCAAAACGAGAGATGTCAGGTATGAAACCTGTGACTCTAAAGAACGGCAAGCCTGCAACGAAGGGAACGTGTCCGACATGTTCCACGGCTATATTTAGAATCGGAAAGGCATAA
- a CDS encoding HD domain-containing protein, whose product MQLFANQQTLRNEIINLAVSCGLSEPCYTNMLDYTIKLFESQGLGKDYYGYHNISHELEVTYVSLMVLKWKSILNNIRREDFKYLYAAALFHDFDPQKSVDKPHEENVIRFLTHDASVKKLCQDAEMDLDIIKALILRTAYPWKGELKEHAEEQIKLFFESSPITKGNKEMQDYYMQLGWLLSVVDRVSGYALGDFTKAMDMAKKNAHALAWHPSFIVKRSVAYFEDLLNNEAVMCETVLKALPKHMRKNFMDVVTGFLNLRQQEIKIQSEHIYENLRLVPKIESMKIREDPEFLQMLLDIYNELPTPLQFDKEHFEKTVKDQKTILNTLRLGSVDGPIIGFAKGGPLENYTLRPEIVDENYNKNNTIFLEPIALKMGYWGLHGGSEMRHLFTMQAHAMNYKYLTSFALRDVIEKRIEKHEKAEFVTKFDPERWDYYRIEL is encoded by the coding sequence ATGCAATTATTTGCCAACCAGCAGACCCTGCGAAACGAGATTATCAACTTGGCAGTGTCATGCGGGCTGAGCGAGCCGTGCTATACCAATATGCTAGATTACACGATAAAGCTCTTCGAGTCCCAGGGGCTTGGCAAGGACTATTACGGATACCACAACATATCCCACGAACTAGAGGTCACATACGTATCACTTATGGTGCTAAAGTGGAAGAGCATCCTCAACAACATACGACGTGAGGACTTCAAGTACCTGTATGCAGCAGCCCTGTTCCACGATTTCGATCCTCAGAAAAGCGTCGACAAGCCGCACGAGGAAAACGTCATTAGGTTCCTGACCCACGACGCCAGCGTAAAGAAGCTCTGCCAGGATGCAGAGATGGATCTTGACATAATCAAGGCGCTGATTCTTCGAACCGCGTATCCGTGGAAGGGCGAGCTAAAAGAACACGCAGAGGAGCAGATCAAGCTGTTCTTTGAGAGTTCCCCGATTACAAAGGGCAACAAGGAGATGCAGGACTATTACATGCAGCTTGGGTGGCTGCTGTCGGTAGTTGACAGGGTGAGCGGCTACGCGCTAGGCGATTTTACAAAGGCAATGGACATGGCAAAAAAGAACGCGCACGCACTTGCGTGGCACCCATCATTCATAGTCAAGCGCTCAGTTGCGTACTTTGAGGATCTCCTCAACAACGAGGCAGTCATGTGCGAGACGGTGCTAAAGGCGCTGCCAAAACACATGAGAAAAAACTTTATGGATGTGGTCACCGGGTTTTTGAATCTGCGCCAGCAGGAGATAAAGATCCAGTCAGAACACATTTACGAAAACCTAAGGCTTGTGCCAAAAATAGAATCAATGAAGATAAGAGAGGATCCGGAATTTTTGCAGATGCTGCTTGACATATACAACGAGCTCCCAACGCCGCTGCAGTTTGACAAGGAGCATTTTGAGAAGACGGTCAAGGACCAAAAGACAATACTCAACACGCTGCGACTCGGCAGCGTCGACGGCCCAATCATCGGATTTGCAAAGGGAGGGCCTCTGGAAAACTACACCCTCAGGCCAGAGATTGTCGATGAGAACTACAACAAGAACAACACCATATTTTTGGAACCGATTGCGCTAAAGATGGGGTACTGGGGGCTGCACGGCGGAAGCGAGATGAGGCACCTCTTTACGATGCAGGCGCATGCCATGAACTACAAGTACCTGACAAGCTTTGCGCTCCGCGACGTAATAGAGAAGAGAATTGAAAAGCACGAAAAGGCAGAGTTTGTCACAAAGTTCGACCCAGAAAGATGGGACTATTACAGAATCGAGCTGTAA